In Aedes albopictus strain Foshan chromosome 3, AalbF5, whole genome shotgun sequence, the following are encoded in one genomic region:
- the LOC109406555 gene encoding uncharacterized protein LOC109406555 — MMLAANKITLLTFIQILITGSRSISITNNTFLPGVLNRARTTEILFPTEPACDGTRPVLCVGCRTVKICVGLPEPNNPTQLCPTESPYCHSETGACSFIPDNSQADCSNVPPPSSPLLFYCMGEGFYPDPYSCSSYYYCEGESVPGDLYQCPPGYKYNSKARLCQRVPAHCKPELCGELDCTPTAATFKPYPLDDKYYYYCEYDSNDPTAAPRILMIACDDGASFDQNLSRCVFRCPREGLFAKSSNRNKYYQCYRANRRLVYAELSCPVPTQVFDDVKKVCVTGT; from the exons ATGATGCTGGCTGCAAACAAGATTACTCTACTGACATTCATCCAGATATTG ATTACCGGCTCAAGATCAATATCTATCACCAACAACACCTTTCTGCCGGGCGTGCTAAATCGAGCACGGACAACCGAAATACTTTTTCCAACGGAACCGGCATGCGATGGAACCCGACCAGTTCTCTGCGTCGGGTGTCGAACGGTGAAAATTTGCGTGGGTCTTCCCGAACCGAACAATCCCACTCAGCTATGCCCAACGGAATCACCCTACTGCCATTCGGAAACCGGTGCGTGCTCCTTCATTCCAGACAATAGCCAAGCCGACTGCTCCAACGTCCCACCACCTAGCTCCCCACTGTTATTCTACTGCATGGGTGAAGGATTCTATCCGGATCCGTATTCGTGCTCCAGCTACTACTACTGCGAGGGGGAAAGTGTCCCAGGTGACCTGTATCAGTGCCCTCCCGGCTACAAATATAACAGCAAAGCCCGATTGTGCCAGCGTGTTCCTGCTCACTGTAAGCCGGAGTTGTGCGGGGAGCTGGATTGTACGCCAACAGCCGCCACCTTCAAACCTTATCCGTTGGATGACAAATATTACTACTACTGCGAGTACGATTCAAACGACCCAACGGCTGCACCTCGCATACTGATGATCGCATGCGACGACGGTGCCAGCTTCGATCAGAACCTGTCGAGGTGTGTCTTCAGGTGCCCGCGCGAGGGACTGTTTGCCAAGTCGTCAAATAGAAACAAGTACTACCAGTGCTACAGAGCGAACCGGCGGCTGGTGTACGCCGAACTGAGCTGTCCCGTTCCGACGCAGGTGTTTGACGATGTGAAGAAAGTGTGCGTAACGGGAACGTAA